AGTTTTCAAGTTCTTTAATTCGCTCAAATCTAAGCCTAAACTAGACCAGAGATACTTAGGATTTTTAGATGTTAATTCTGTCTCTAAAAATGTACCTGCCTATTCATGTTCTTTCTCACTCTTGCCTTCTCTCCTTTAACTAGAAACTAGAACATAAAAGACCACCCTACACAAAAGATACTTTAAAGTagtatctttaaaagaaaaaagaaagcattgaATGTATTATTTGTATGGATTCAGCTTATAGCTAGAAAGCAGGAGGAACAGGGCCCATTTTATTCAACCATTATTTTTTCAGGCTCTTTGAAGTGGAAATCTCATTTTTTCACTCAGTCGATTTGGCATTAAAGGATCCCAGAATTGGGTTCCATTAGTCATGCACTTTAATCTTGGTGTTGTATGGACTTTAGAGTGAGATGGAAATTCTGGCTCATACAGTTGCGGAGCCATATGCACTTGGTCAAATCAGTCATCTCTTGTGTGCCTTAATTTCGTCATGGGAAAATGGACAGTAAGTACCATTTACTGCTGAATTGTCTTTCCCTTTCACATCTATATCTTTACACCTATATCCATATCctctatgcatatatgtgtataaactctcatttaatccttccaacaacCCTGTGAAGGGTAGATGATACctgttttacacatgaggaaatagGCTCAATGAGAGAAGTAACACGCTTATGTTCAGACAGTTCGtgttggtggagctgggatttgaaattAGCTCTGTCACGTTCCCAAGCCTGTGTGCTTAGCTGTTGTACCAAGCTGTCTTGGTGACAATACCTCACAAGAAAATTAGATGGTACAGTGCATGTAAAGAACCTAGCATGGTGTGAGTTCCTAGGCTAGTTGGGTGGAGAAGTCTGCAGATGCATGATAGTCCGGTGTGATTAACATGAGGGTAGGTATTTCTCCGACAGCTCTGCAAGAGTCCTGTCTGCACTTACCCACATTTGTGGACTTAGGCATGCCACTTAACTCCCTTGAGTCTCACTTTCTTCTGTAAAAAGGAGGTGATAATATCTAGCTTGCAGTTCTGTTAGCAAAGTTAAATGAGGTAACATATGTAAATTCCATTCCCCCTTTCACCCCTACCTGCTATCCCCATTTCTTTGGTTTGGAGGAATTCACAGGGTATGAAAGAGTTTGAAGTTTTGAAACCTGTATTAAATTctagcttcttcatctgctggTTGTATGATGATACCATGGTACATAATCTCcttgagttttgtttcttttatttgaaaagtgGATCTTCAAATACCTAATCCGTAAGGTAGAAAAAATAAGATACTCTATGTAAAGTGCTCCCTACCTCTTTTCCTTACCTGTCCCACTTCTACCCATTCTTCAAGGTCCATCTAAAGTCAAAAGAATCAAAATCAGAATCCCACCTTCTCCGTGAGGCCTTTCTTaatgactgcagccccagcctACAGCATTCTTTCTAATTCTCGttgtacttttttctttaccACCTTCTGTATCCATTACATTTACCAAACACAATTCTAGAGATGGGAAGCACTCCATAAGGAAAATCACAGCActaagaattttgtttttttaaatcagataatagaaatgttaaaataagatTGAAGTGTATTAAATAAGTGCTAAATATTCTACATTTTTTAACTTCAGGGATTTAAGGCTGCTTGGTAAAAGCTGCCTTGTAGGGGAAATAATATAGCAGGGAAAAACTAGTCTTTCTTCTTATAAAATTGTGAAAGAGAATTTTCTGGCACCCTTGAAATAACTGGGGGTATCTGGGGAGGTGACTAACCCTGAATTAAAAATTTCAGATCCAGAGATAGCACTGCACACATTTTgcttatgaatatttttattttgtgttgtaTAATAAACCCTACTTTTGGATTTATTTATATGTAACtctgttgcttttttaaaatattttagatggaGCAGATTAAAAGGGCAAATAAACTGTTTACCAATGATTGTATATTTCTGAAGAAAACTTTGAACATCCCAGTTATATCAGAGAAGCCTTTGCTGTTTAATGGACTTAACTCAATAGATTCTCCAGAAAATGAAACTGTTGATAGTTTTTCTCATGAAGAAGACCTGGTAGCGGCTGGGGAAGACCTTTCCCCTCCCAGTCCTCAAGAACCTGATGCTCAGCCCATGCAGCCCGAGGAAGTGTCAGCCAGAGATTTCCTGCAGAGGCTGGACTTGCAGATTAAGTCATCAACACAGGCAGCCAAGAAACTAAAGGAAGAGAGCAGGTAAAAATATGCTGGAAAAATGTCAGAGGCTGAACAAATTACTCTTAAGGTGTCCTTGCTTGGtcaaattctcttttctttttttgctttaaaagctaaattttaattctAGACAGgcatttttaatgtataaagtCTAAACAGAGCTACTGCATTCTGCATAAAGCTTTATCTGTTGCaatgcttttgcttttgttattctTATAAAATGTTTACTTCTTTGCTTTAATAGCATAACTGTCCAGCTAGCAGTTCTGGAGAGCATCCAGGTAGACATCTAGCTGACACCATCAGAAGAAGTAGTGCCCTAGAGATTACTTGTAAAATACTGTTCTTTATAAAACTTGCCAAAGACATTACTTGTTACCAGGTGTTTCCTATATAAGATCTCATGtgagctttttttctttgttctttaatttggtACTAGGGCAAAACTTTCTCTCTCCTATAGAATtggtttccttcttcctttatcATTCCAAGAATGGCACAAcctattgtgttttcttttttgccctGGCTACCAGGAAGCTTGCAGCCAAAATTGGTCCTCAGTTCAACTACTACAATTTTACTGATGGTTAATATATTTGTATCCTTCTCCTTTCCTTAGTCGtggtttttaatttctattttattcatattatatGTATGCCTTTTGTTGTAGGTACCTCAAATCCTTTTGAGAAAGAGGtagaatataaacaaatataaatgtgaatataattaatttataatttaatataaatttatataatataaacaaatacaaatatataacaaGTACCATTCTTTATTCCAATAACTGAGATAgcagtaaaatggggacaatgaaCTATTCCTTAGTAAATGTTTGCATTTCGTACAACTTTCAAGGCGTGCATGATATTATAAGTTGATATAACTCCTGCCCTTCTTTGGCAAGTGGATATTAAGTTGTATAATGAACGTGTGttggttttctgagtacagtttTTAAACACTGATTtatgctgtgtttctttttttcagagaTGAAGAAAGTCTCTTTGCAGCTTCCCTCTATCACAGTTAGATGATCAGGGGGCATAATCTAACCTGGGTTAAGAGATGGTTAGATCATAAAGAAACCAACAACTGATGATTCAAAAGCATCCCTTTTGGATTCTCATAGCATATATCTTTAAATCACAATTAAGTAGTTCCACCTACAGCAATTGCACTGAAGTGACTAGCTCCCTCTGGCTTTCTATGATTTTCAGTCTTTATTATGGCATGATAGCAAAATTGTATGTTAAAGCTCATCACTTTTGCAAGCGGTGGTAGTTTTTAGACTAGCTTTTGTAAATACTAGTTGTCATAAAGCCACAGACTGTTTACATAGTCAaggtaaaaatgtttatttcctgaGAAATCCCAATTATGTGAAAAACATGGTTGCTGTTTAAGTGATGCTGATTTTGCTGTGTTTATAACTTaagtgctatatatatatatatttcaatatgtaTTACATATTCTGTATTACTgaagaaacaaattaaagaaacaaattttgtctgctattttgtaaaaataaactccaaaagtctgaatgagaaaataaactatgttttcatattttagtcttcagtttttttcaacaaatgggaatattaaattgatttttaaattatagttttaaatggTGACAGCTTCTCCTCTACTTTAAtggtctttattattattactgcagTTTTGAAAAAGGTTTCAATAATCTAAAAGCAAATACATTGCAATTACTAGTAACCTTTGCATTTAAATAATATCTGACTTGGTGTCTTTCAGATATAGTGAAAATATGGAATATatcaaaagaagaagtaaacaacaCCATGACTGGACACACTGGTGAATTTTAGCT
This sequence is a window from Mesoplodon densirostris isolate mMesDen1 chromosome 4, mMesDen1 primary haplotype, whole genome shotgun sequence. Protein-coding genes within it:
- the LYSMD2 gene encoding lysM and putative peptidoglycan-binding domain-containing protein 2 isoform X1, whose product is MADSSPERSLRAAGPRAPRPSAPSPPPPSRSVSEAEEAELSLSLARTKTRSYGSTASVRAPLGAGVIERHVEHRVRPGDTLQGIALKYGVSMEQIKRANKLFTNDCIFLKKTLNIPVISEKPLLFNGLNSIDSPENETVDSFSHEEDLVAAGEDLSPPSPQEPDAQPMQPEEVSARDFLQRLDLQIKSSTQAAKKLKEESRDEESLFAASLYHS
- the LYSMD2 gene encoding lysM and putative peptidoglycan-binding domain-containing protein 2 isoform X2, yielding MEQIKRANKLFTNDCIFLKKTLNIPVISEKPLLFNGLNSIDSPENETVDSFSHEEDLVAAGEDLSPPSPQEPDAQPMQPEEVSARDFLQRLDLQIKSSTQAAKKLKEESRDEESLFAASLYHS